The Pseudomonas viciae genomic interval GGCGGCAGGCAGGTTGCCGTGTTCGGCGCTGCGTGCGCAAATCTGCGACAATCGGCCCCCTGCACAAACCGACGACCCTTGCGTACCTGATGACTGACCAAGCCCCCGCTATCGACAAGCTGCTGAAAAACCTCGACCACGCCATGCTCGCCGACCGTCACCGGTTGCGGCGCCAGTTGCTCGAGCTGCGCAAGAAACCCGATGAGGCCAAGCTGGCCCAGTGGGTGACGCGCATGCAGGCGTCGTGCGATCAGGTGCTGGCGCGCAAGGCGAGCCTGCCGGTGATCCGCTACGACGACAATTTGCCGATCGCCGCCAAGCGCGACGAAATCAAGGACGCGTTGCTCAAGCATCAGGTGCTGATCATCGCCGGCGAAACCGGCTCGGGTAAAACCACGCAGTTGCCCAAGATCTGCCTGGAGATCGGTCGCGGCCAGCATGGCTTGATCGGCCACACCCAGCCACGCCGGATCGCCGCCCGCAGCGTCGCCAGTCGGGTGGCCGAGGAACTGGCCACGCCGTTGGGGGCGCTGGTGGGTTATCAGGTGCGGTTCGAGGACCAGAGCGACGCCAACACCCTGATCAAGCTGATGACCGACGGCATCCTGCTGGCCGAAACCCAGAACGACCGCTACCTGGAACGCTATGACACGATCATCGTCGACGAAGCCCACGAACGCAGCCTGAACATCGACTTCCTGCTCGGCTACCTCAAGACCTTGCTGCCGCGTCGTCCCGACCTGAAAGTCATCATCACCTCGGCAACCATCGACCTGGAGCGCTTCTCCAAGCATTTCGATGACGCGCCGATCGTGGAAGTCTCGGGGCGCACCTTCCCGGTGGAAACCTGGTATCGCCCGCTGACCCTGGAGCAGGACGAAGAGGGCAATCGCGTCGAGGACGACTTGACGGTCGATCAGGCAATCCTTGCCACCCTCGATGAAATCGCCGCCTATGAGCGCAGCGAGCGCCGCAGCCCTGGGGATGTGTTGGTGTTCCTGCCGGGTGAACGGGAGATTCGCGACGCGGCGGAGATGTTGCGCAAAGCCCAGCTCAAGCACACCGAGATTTTGCCGTTGTATGCGCGATTGTCGCCGGCCGAACAGCAGCGGATCTTCCAGTCCCACCCAGGCCGTCGCGTGGTGCTGGCGACCAACGTCGCTGAAACCTCGCTCACTGTGCCGGGCATCCGCTACGTGATCGACAGCGGCACCGCGCGCATCAGCCGCTACAGCTATCGCGCCAAGGTCCAGCGCCTGCCCATCGAAGCCATTTCCCAGGCCAGCGCCAACCAGCGCAAGGGCCGCTGCGGACGGGTCGAACCGGGAATCTGCGTGCGTTTGTACAGCGAGGAGGATTTCCTCGGTCGACCGGAGTTCACCGATCCAGAAATCCTGCGCACCAACCTGGCGGCGGTGATTTTGCAGATGCTGCACCTGCGCCTGGGTGAGATCACCGATTTCCCGTTCATCGAACCGCCAGATGGCAAGGCCATCAGCGACGGTTTCAACCTGCTGCAAGAATTGTCGGCGGTGGATCGCAACAGCCAACTGACTCCGCTCGGTCGCCAATTGGCGCGCCTGCCGGTGGACCCGCGCATGGGCCGCATGCTGTTGGAAGCGGCGAAACTGGGCAGCCTGCAGGAAGTGCTGATCGTCGCCAGCGCCATGTCGATCCAGGACCCCCGCGAGCGTCCGCCCGAACGCCAACAGGCGGCCGACCAGGCCCACGCCCAATGGAAGGACCCGGACTCGGACTTCGCCGGGCTGGTCAACCTGTGGCGCGGTTTCGAAGAGCAGCGCCAGGCCCTGACCGCCAGCCCGCTGCGCAATTGGTGCCGCAAGAATTTCCTCAACTACCTGCGCCTGCGCGAGTGGCGTGATTCCCATCGCCAGTTGAGCCTGATCTGTCGCGACATGCAGTTGAGCCTCAATAAAGAACCGGCCGATTTTCCTAAACTGCACAAAGCGGTGCTCTCGGGGCTGTTGAGCCAGATCGGCCAGAAAACCGAAGACGGCGATTACCTCGGTGCTCGTCAGCGACGGTTCTGGGTCCACCCGTCGTCGGGCCTGGGCAAGAAGCGCCCGCAGTGGCTGATGACCGCCGAGCTGGTGGAAACCACCAAGTTGTACGCGCGCATGGTCGCCAAGATCGAACCGGACTGGATCGAACCGCTGGCCGGGCACTTGATCAAGAAAAACCACTTCGAACCCCATTGGGAGAAGAAGCGCGGGCAAGTGGTGGCGTATGAGCAGATCACCCTGTTCGGGCTGATTGTGGTCGGTCGCCGGCCGGTGCATTACGGGCCGGTGGACCCGGTGGTGTCGCGGGAGCTGTTCATCCGTGAGGCGTTGGTGCGCGGTGAGATCCAGTCCAAGGCCAAGTGCCTGGACGCCAATACCAAGCTGCTGGAGCAGCTCGACGAACTGGAAGCCAAGGCCCGCCGCCGTGACATCCTGGCGGACGAGGAAACCCTGTTCGCTTTCTACGATGCGCGCTTGCCGGCCGAGATTCACCAGACCGCGACGTTCGATAGTTGGTACCGGATCAACAGCCAGAAAGACCCGCAGTTGCTGATCATGCGTGAAGAAGACGTGCTGGCGCGCGAGGCCAATGAAGTCACCGCCGCGTACTACCCGGACACCCTGCGCGTCGGCGACCTGACTTTGCCGCTGAGCTACCACTTCGAACCCAACCATCCCCGCGATGGCGTGACCCTGCGAGTGCCGGCGCCATTGCTGCCGATGATGCCGCCGGAGCGCCTGGAATGGCTGGTGCCGGGGATGATCGAGGCCAAGTGCATCGCCCTGGTGCGCAACTTGCCCAAGGCATTGCGCAAGAACTTCGTGCCGGTGCCGGACTTCGTCAAGGCCGCGCTGCAACGCATCACCTTCGCCGAGGGTTCATTGCCGCAATCCCTGGGCCGTGAACTGTTGCGCATGACCGGCGCGCGGGTCAGCGACGAAGCCTGGGCCGAAGCGGCGCAGCAGGTAGAAAGCCACCTGCGCATGAACCTGGAAATTGTCGATGGCCAGGGCAAATTCCTCGGCGAAGGCCGCGACCTGGCCGAGCTGACGGCGCGCTTTGCCGAAGCCAGCCAGGCGGCATTGGCCGTGCCGCAAACGGCAAAAAGCCAGGCGCCGGTGGAGGCGAAAATTTTCGCGCCGGTGGCAGAGAAAACCCAACAGAAGATCGCCGGGCTGTCGATGACGGTGTACCCGGCGCTGGTGGAAGAGGGGGGTGTGGTCAAGGAAGGGCGTTTCCCGACCCCGGCCGAAGCCGAGTTCCAACATCGCCGCGCCTTGCAGCGCTTGTTGATGCAGCAGTTGGCCGAGTCGGCGAAATTCCTGCGGGGCAAGCTGCCGGGGCTCACGGAGTTGGGCCTGTTGTACCGCGACTTGGGGCGCATCGACAGCCTGGTGGAAGACATCCTGCTGGCCAGCGTCGACAGTTGCGTGCTGGAGGGTGAAGCAAGCCTGCCCCGTGACGGCGCCGCGCTCGCTTCCCTGGCCGAGCGCAAGCGCGGTGGCTGGACCGAACACGCCGAACGCCTGGCGAAGCTGACCCTGGACATCCTCAAGCTCTGGCACGGTCTGCAAAAACGCTTCAAGGGCAAGATCGACCTGGCCCAGGCCGTGGCCCTGAATGACATCAAGCTACAGCTCAGCCATTTGGTGTATCCGGGCTTCGTGCGCGAAACCCCGCATCAATGGCTCAAGGAACTGCCACGCTACCTCAAGGCCATCGAGCAACGCTTCGAGAAGCTCGGCAGCCAGGTGCAGAAGGATCGGGTCTGGAGCGGCGAGTTGTCGAACCTCTGGGCCCAATACCAGGCCCGCGCCAGTAAACACGCCCAGGAAGGCAAGCGCGATCCGCAACTCGAGCTGTACCGCTGGTGGCTGGAGGAGTACCGGGTGTCGCTGTTCGCTCAGCAGTTGGGCACCAAGGTGCCGATTTCGGATAAGCGCTTGAGCAAGCAGTGGGGGCAGGTGGAGGGTTGATCACGGGAATAAGATCAGGCCCATAACCCTGTGGGAGCGTGGTAACTCACGGAGAATGGGCCAAACGCCAGCGTTTATGGCAAACTTCGCGCCTATAAATGCCGGTCCCATGGTTTTGAGCTTCAATGCTCTGGGCGGATCGGAATAAAGCGCTGCCAGGTCTGCTTCCCCTGGATGGGAAAAGACCCTTTGTGTATTGGTACGTCGGTGCCAATACTTTCTGCCTGAACAGATCAGAGACACGACCATGCATAACGTCGTCATCAGCGGCACCGGCCTGTACACCCCGGCCAACAGCATTTCCAACGAAGAGCTGGTGCAATCTTTCAATACCTATGTCACGCAGTTCAACGCCGACAACGCCGAGGCCATCGAGCGCGGTGAAGTCCAGGCGTTGACCGAATCCAACGCCGCGTTCATCGAAAAGGCCTCGGGCATCAAGAGCCGTTTTGTCATGGACAAGGACGGCATCCTCGACCCGCAACGCATGACGCCGCGCTTGCCCGAGCGCTCCAACGACGAATGGTCGGTTCTGTGCGAAATGGCCGTCGGTGCCGCCAAGCAGGCCCTGGAGCGCGCCGGCCGCACTGCCGCCGACATCGATGGCGTGATCGTCGCCTGTTCCAACCTGCAACGCGCGTATCCGGCCATTGCCATCGAAGTCCAGGAAGCCTTGGGGATCGACGGTTTTGGTTTCGACATGAACGTGGCCTGCTCCTCGGCGACGTTCGGTATCCAGGCTGCGGCCAACAGCGTGCAGTTGGGCCAGGCCCGGGCAATCCTGATGGTCAACCCGGAAGTGTGCACCGGCCACCTGAATTTCCGCGACCGCGACAGCCACTTCATCTTCGGCGACGCGGCCACCGCCGTGATCATCGAACGGGCGGACCTGGCGACTTCGGCGTATCAGTTTGACGTGGTCAGCACCAAGCTGCTTACCAAGTTCTCCAACAACATCCGCAACAACTTCGGCTTCCTCAACCGCGCCGCGGAAGAAGGCATTGGCAGCCACGACAAGCTGTTTGTCCAGGAAGGCCGCAAGGTGTTTCGCGACGTCTGCCCGATGGTGGCCGAGCTGATCGGTGCCCATTTGGAAGAGAACCAACTGAACGTCGGCGACGTGAAACGCTTCTGGCTGCACCAGGCCAACCTGAGCATGAACCACCTGATCGTGCGCAAATTGTTGGGACGCGAAGCCACCGAACAGGAAGCGCCCGTGATCCTCGACCGCTACGCCAACACCAGTTCGGCCGGATCGGTGATTGCCTTCCACACCTACCAGGATGATCTGCCCAGCGGCTCGGTTGCCGTACTCAGCTCGTTCGGCGCCGGCTATTCGATTGGTAGCGTGATTTTGCGCAAGCATTGATTGTTGGCAATGAGATTTATTGTGGCGAGGGAGCTTGCTCCCGCTGGGCTGCGAAACGGCCCCACGATTTTTCGGTTGCTGCGTAACCGAGCGGGAGCAAGCTCCCTCGCCACAAAGGCATCATCAAGTCTCCCTGGCATTTGGGGCGTTGAATGACGGTCACCGACGACACCCTCCTACTCCAACGCCTCCTGGCCGGTGAGCAGCAGGCCTACAAGGAGCTGGTCAGCACCTACCAGGGCCCGATGCGCGCCGTGGCCTACGCCATCGTCGGCAGCCGCCATGCCGACGAAGTGGTGCAGGACGCGTGGCTGTCGGTGGTGCGCAATCTCAGTGGCTTCCAGGGGCGCTCCAGCCTCAAGACCTGGCTGCTGACCATCACTGCCAACGCCGCCAAGGGCCGCTACAAGCAGAACCGCCGGGAAGTGCTGCTCGATGATCTACCGGCGCCCCACGGCACCCTGGGTGATGATCGCTTCGCCGCCGATGGCCATTGGCTGCTGGCGCCGTTCGCCTGGCACCAGGACACCCCGGAAGCGCTGCTCACGATGAGCGAACTGCGTGATTGCCTCGAACACACCTTGCTCAGCCTGTCGCAATTGCAAGGCAGCGTGTTGAGCTTGCGTGAACGCCAAGGGCTGGAGCTGGAAGAAATCTGTAATCTTCTGGGTATTTCGCTCTCCAACGTACGCGTGCTGTTGCATCGTGCTCGGCTGAAGGTCTTTGCGACCGTTGAACATTTCGAGGAAACCGGAGAATGCTGACCTGCAAGGAACAAGTGGCGCGCTCAAGCGATTTTCTTGACGGACAGCTGAGTTGGCGTGAGCGCCTGATGATGCGTCATCACCTGATGTTCTGCCCCAACTGCCGGCGGTTTATCCGCCAGATGCGCCTGATGCAGGCGACCCTCAAAAAACTGCCTCAACCACCGATTCCCGACCTGGATCACCTCGCCGAAAAACTGGCCGCCGAACGGCGCAGAAATACCCCATAAACCTCGAGTCATCACATGACCCTGTGGGAGCGAGCTTGCTCGCGATTGCGGTATGTCAGCCCCGTTGATGTCGCTGACCCACCGCTATCGCGAGCAAGCTCGCTCCCACAGGTTCCATAGCCGTACCGGTTATTCCCTTTCGAAGTAAAAAGTTCCGCTGTCATAAAATCTTTATCTGCCAGCAACTGCGCTGACACAACCCATCGCCAAGATCCCCTCCCAACACCAGCGGGCCCAGTTCCGCGTGTTTTCTAACGCATAGACTACCAACAGGGGAATTCTTCGATGATTCGTAAGCACTTCGCAGGTGTTGCCGCCAGCGCACTGGCCATGGCAGTAACCGCCCAGGCTTTCGCCGGCACCGTCACCACCGATGGCGCCGATATCGTGGTCAAAACCAAGGGCGGCCTTGAGGTCGCTACCACTGACAAAGAGTTCAGCTTCAAGCTCGGCGGTCGTTTGCAGGCTGACTACAGCCAGTTCGACGGTATCTACACCGACAATGGCGACAAGGCCGATGCCGCTTACATCCGCCGTGGCTTCCTGGAGCTGTCGGGTGTGCTGTACACGGATTGGGCCTACACCATCAACTACGATTTCTCCCACAACAGCGGCGACTCCGATAACGGCTACTTCGACGAAGCGTCCCTGGCCTACAACGGCTTCAAGCCGGTTTCGATCAAAGTCGGTCGTTTCGACCCCGACTTCGGTCTGGAAAAAGCCACCAGCTCCAAGTGGGTGACTGCTCCTGAGCGCAACGCCGCCTACGACCTGATCGACTGGGCCAACGGCCACCAGAACGGTCTGGGCATCCAGGCTTCCAGCACCTTCGCCGATTCGTTCTACGCCTCGGCCGGTGTGTTTAGCAAGGACACCGACGACACCGACGGCAACAGCATCAAGCAAGCCAACGGTCGTTTCGTATTCGCCCCGATGCACGAGGCCGGCAACGTGTTGCACTTCGGCTTGAACGTGGCCTCGCGCGATGTCTCCGACACCGCGTTCGACGCGCGTTATCGCTCTCGCCTGGGCATGCGTGGCGTCGAGACCCTGGGCGGCAACGATGCTGGTCCTAACGGTAACCGTCCGGTACTGGGCGGCGCCAACAACTCGCCGGCCGGCTCGTACGACACGGATACCGCCTACGGCCTGGAAGCCGCTTTCGCCATGGGGCCTGCGTCGATCCAGGGTGAATACATTTCCCGCAAGACCAAGGCTGACAGCGACGCCTTCGAAGACCTCAAGGGCCACGGCTTCTACGTTCAGGGTGCCTACACCATCACCGGTGAGTCCCGTGGTTATAAAGTCGGCAAGTTTGACGCGATCAAACCCCAGAACAAGTCCATCGGCGCGTGGGAAGTGTTCTATCGCTTCGACAGCATGACCGTCGAAGACGACAACATCACCACCGCCTCCGCGACCCGCGACGTGGGCGATGCCGAAGCCAAGGTGCACAACCTGGGCGTGAACTGGTACGCCAACGAAGCGGTAAAAATCACTGCCGCTTACGTCAAGGCCAAAACCGACAACGTCACCAACGTCAACGGTGATGACGACGGCAAAGGTGTAGTTGTCCGTGCCCAGTACGTGTTCTAAATCGTGCTGACTTGATACACCGCTCTGACTTCATCCGTTAAAGCGCTCCTTTGAACCCCGCCTCTGGCGGGGTTTTTTTTAGCCTGTTTGGGCTCGTTTACCTGGACCACTGGATGGGCGGCCACCTGTCAACCCTGACAGTTTCGCGGCATTTGGAAAACGTGCTTACTTCATCCAGTCGCAGAGCGATGGACGCGTCCGGCAAGTGCCCGGTGATACTCGCTCTGCTTTTCAAAATGAAGCGCCACGAGAACCTCATGGCAGCCAAGTGATGAACGCGGAGAGCAACAATGGCGGGTTCAGGTAAACCAGAGCCGTGTGCGTCAAATGAGTCCAGACTCAATGCCAAGGCTTCGTCCGACGAATTGGCTATCCGCTTTCACTATGACGCCCAGGACGCTTTGATCGGGTGCAGTACTTCTGCCGGCAAAGAACAACGCTTCTATCGAAACGATGAGTTGGCGAGCGAAATTCTGGGGGGCGCCAGCACTGCCTTCGTACGGGCGGAGGGCATGGTGCTTGCCGAACATCAGGCAGGCAGTGATCCCAAGTCCCTGTTATTGGCAGGCGATGACAAGAACAGCGTGCTCTGCGAGATCAGTCAGGCTGCCGTCAAGGGTGTTGCCTATTCACCGTACGGCCATCGTATAGATGACGCGTTGGTGAGTAGTCATTTGGGTTACAACGGCGAGCGGCGCGAAGGGCAGACCGGCTGGTATTTGCTGGGCAAGGGTTACCGAGTTTTCAATCCTCGGCTGATGAGGTTTCACAGCCCGGATAACTTGAGTCCCTTCGGTAAGGGGGGATTGAATGCGTACATGTATTGTGTGGGGGATCCAATTAATAATGTAGACCCGGCGGGGCATGGTTTTATAGGAGCTGTGTCGCGTTTTTTTAGAAAGCCAGCAGTGTTTTCTGTGGGCGAAACTCCATCCGGGATTTTTACCTTGACTAAGCACAGAGTCAAGTCTCCGAGTTTAAGGGTTGTTGGGGGTGAAGATGTTTTAAATGCCCAAAAAAACGTGGCTTATTTTGACATGGTTGTTAGAAAGTATGAGGCTGAATTTATTGAAATTAGTAGTCTGGAAGTCAGGCCGAAGGTCGTGAAGAAGATGATGAGTGAACAAGATTTTTTTCTCGGAAAAACAACATCTGCATTGAAGGATTATGAATTCGCACTACTCCACAAAGGCGAGGTTGGAATTACGCGGCGTGGGGCAAAAAGACTCGAGGCGCTCGCAGAAGTATACGATGAGATGATGAAAAGCATACCAGCGAAGGAGCGCGCTGAACATTTAGCCAGTGTGGAATATAAAGTCAGAACATTCAGGACGTAGGCGGGCTCTACCCCAGGAATTAAGACAAGTTCTGGTCATGTTTTTTTTGAAATGACGTGCCATGGAAGGTCCGTGGCAGCCAACGTGAACACGGAGAGCAACATGGCAGGTTCAGATAAGACAGAGCATCCAGTGTCCAATGAATCCCCATCCAATGTCAGCGCTTCGTCCGGCGACACGGTTATCCGCTTTCACTATGATGCCCAGGACGCCTTGATCGGTCGCAGTACGGTTGATGGCAAAGAACAACGCTTCTACCGAAACGATGAATTGGCGAGCGAGGTCCAGGGGGGCGTCAGCCGTACCTTTGTACGTGCAGAGGGCATGGTGCTTGCCGAACACCAGGCAGGCAGTGATCCAAAATCCCTGTTATTGGTGGGCGATGACAAGAACAGCGTGCTCTGCGAGATCAGTCAGGCTACCGTCAAGGGTGTAGCCTATTCACCGTACGGCCATCGTATAGATGACGCATCGGTGGGTAATCATCTGGGTTACAACGGCGAGCGGCGCGAAAGGCAGACCGGCTGGTATTTGCTGGGCAAGGGCTACCGTGTCTTCAATCCTCGGTTGATGAGGTTTCACAGCCCGGACAACTTGAGCCCGTTTGGGGAAAGGGGATTGAATGCGTATATGTATTGTGTGGGGGATCCAATTAATAATGTGGATCCGACGGGGCATATTCCTTCTGGGGGGGTAGTAAAGCTTTTTACTCATACCACTGAGTCCGCTAAATACCTCCCCGGCTTTGAAAAAATTCCTGATAGTTTTCTAAGAGCCAACCCAGATAAAGCTGTGCTAGGTATTGAGAGTCCGGCGTCTATGAATATTATTCGGCCTCAGGACGTAAAGGTTCTCAAGAAAAGGATGGGTTTTTATGGGGATGTTGTTGGCTTCCGGAAAGCGGATTATCTAACTTACGGGTTTCGTACTAATGATCCTGGGCTGCTTCTAGACCAGCTCGCGGCGAAAAGTGAGTATTTACGCAGCGTCAAGGTGTTTGAGGCAGCCCAGAGTGAGTATCAGTTTGCCAGAACGCATACATATAGATTTGGCATGACCAGGCATAGCCGGAGAGACTTTGAAATAATTGCGGGTGCTGACAAAAAAATGATTGCACTCGCAGATAGGGTGGAGCAGGAGAAGTACTTTAAAAAATTAAAACTCGGAGCGGCGGAAATGGAGAACATTCGCGAAGTAGCGGAGTGGCCCCCCAATGGCTAATTGGTTTTTCGAACTGAAAAGTGGCGAGCAGTACCGCGATATCCAGTTTCGGATCGCTCATCACTCAAGCCTGTAAAAAACTACCCAGCTTCTCGTCCCTCCCATCCAGATCGGCGATACTCGCTCCATCCGCCCTCTGGATATCGAGGAACCGCATGCCGCTTCACGTCTTGGACAGTCTGTCCGCCATCGCCCCGCACGAGTGGGACGCGCTGGTGCCCGCCAATCAACCGTTCCTGCGCCACGCCTTCCTGAGCACCTTGGAGGACAGCGCCAGCCTGGGCGCGCATTCCGGTTGGCAGCCGGAGCATTTGCTGCACATGGAAGACGGTCGTCTGCTGGCGGCCTTGCCCAGCTACCGCAAGTGGCATTCCTACGGTGAATACGTGTTCGACCACGCCTGGGCTGACGCCTGCGCCCGGGCCGGGATCGAGTACTACCCCAAGCTGCTGACGGCGGTGCCGTTCAGTCCGGTCAGCGGTCCGCGATTGCTGGCGGCCTGTGTGGAGGACGGCCTGGAATTGTTGGGCAGCCTGCCGGGTTATCTGGAAATCGAAGGGCTTTCCAGCGCCCACATCAACTTCACCGATGCTTTCACCGACGCGGCGCTGGCCGGGCAGGAGGGCTGGTTGCAGCGGATTGGTTGCCAGTACCACTGGCGCAATCGCGGTTATCGAGACTTTCAGGATTTTCTCGACGGGCTCAGTTCCCGCAAGCGCAAGCAGATGCGCAAGGAGCGTGAGCAGGTGGCGGGGCAGGGCATCGAGTTTGAATGGCTCGAAGGTCAGCAACTGGACGAGGCCCAGTGGGATTTTGTCTACGCCTGTTACGCCAACACCTACGCTGTACGGCGGCAGGCGCCGTACCTGACCCGGGCGTTTTTCAGCCTGCTGGCCGAACGCATGCCCGAGGCCATTCGCGTGGTGCTGGCCAAGCAAGGTTCACGGCCAGTGGCGATGGCGTTCAGCCTGGTGGGTGGCGACAGTCTCTACGGGCGCTACTGGGGTTGCCTGGCGGAGTTCGACCGCTTGCACTTCGAGACCTGTTTCTACCAGGGCATGGACTACGCGATTGCCCATGGCTTGCAGCGTTTTGATGCCGGGGCCCAGGGTGAGCACAAATTGATTCGTGGTTTCGAGCCGGTGATTACCCGCTCGTGGCATTACTTGCGTCATCCCGGTTTGAAAACCGCGGTTGAAGATTTTCTCGCACGGGAACAGGAGGGGGTGCTGGCGTATGCCGAAGAGGCGAAAACAGCACTGCCTTATCGGCAGTGCTGATCTTCGCGGGTATGACTCAGCGGGTTTCCTGGCCCAGCCAGCGGTAAGAAACACCGCCGATGACCGCACCCAGCAGCGGTGCGACCCAGAACAGCCACAGTTGCTCGATGGCCCAGCCGCCGACGATCAGCGCCGGACCGGTACTGCGGGCCGGGTTGACCGAAGTGTTGGTGACCGGAATCGAGATCAGGTGAATCAGCGTCAGGCCCAGGCCGATGGCTATCGGTGCCAGCCCGGCCGGTGCACGTTTATCGGTGGCGCCGAGGATGATCAGGATGAACATCGCCGTCATGACCAGTTCGGTGACAAAACCTGCCGCCATCGAATAGCCACCGGGCGAATGCTCGCCGTAACCGTTCGAGGCCAGCCCGGACGCGGCCAGGTCAAAGCCTTCCTTGCCGCTGGCGATGAAGTAGATCAACGCGGCGGCCAGCACGCCACCGATGACCTGGGCGATGATGTAGGCAGGCAACTCCCTGGCCGGAAACCGCCCGCCCACGGACAAGCCTAGCGACACCGCTGGGTTGAGGTGGCAACCCGAGATATGACCGATGGCAAATGCCATGGTCAACACCGTCAGGCCGAACGCCAGGGCAACCCCCAGCACGCCAATCCCGGAGGCAGCCAATACCGCGCTGCCGCAGCCGCCCAACACCAGCCAGAACGTACCTAGCAACTCAGTCACAGAGCGTTTGAATAAAGACATAAGCATCCTTGATAAAGCAGTCGTGATCGATCGGTTATGCATCCAGCAGAATTACGACAGGTTCATCTCCAGAACCTGAGCTGAGTACAGCAGGGTTTATCGACAAATCCAGCGGCACAAAAAAACCGCCAGAGTCATGGACTGTGGCGGTTTCGGCCGTGGTCGGCGGGGAGTATGTCGTTGCTGTATGGGCTAAATGGATTCTGGACAGATTTTTTCAGAAAGGCCTTGGGGTTGGTTCAAACCCGGACCCCTGTGGCGGGTAGGGATCAGTCAATCCCCACAAATCCACCCGTCTGATGTTGCCACAGTCGCGCATACAACCCGCCATGGGCCAGCAGTTCGGCGTGGCTGCCGGTTTC includes:
- a CDS encoding beta-ketoacyl-ACP synthase III, encoding MHNVVISGTGLYTPANSISNEELVQSFNTYVTQFNADNAEAIERGEVQALTESNAAFIEKASGIKSRFVMDKDGILDPQRMTPRLPERSNDEWSVLCEMAVGAAKQALERAGRTAADIDGVIVACSNLQRAYPAIAIEVQEALGIDGFGFDMNVACSSATFGIQAAANSVQLGQARAILMVNPEVCTGHLNFRDRDSHFIFGDAATAVIIERADLATSAYQFDVVSTKLLTKFSNNIRNNFGFLNRAAEEGIGSHDKLFVQEGRKVFRDVCPMVAELIGAHLEENQLNVGDVKRFWLHQANLSMNHLIVRKLLGREATEQEAPVILDRYANTSSAGSVIAFHTYQDDLPSGSVAVLSSFGAGYSIGSVILRKH
- the hrpA gene encoding ATP-dependent RNA helicase HrpA, with the protein product MTDQAPAIDKLLKNLDHAMLADRHRLRRQLLELRKKPDEAKLAQWVTRMQASCDQVLARKASLPVIRYDDNLPIAAKRDEIKDALLKHQVLIIAGETGSGKTTQLPKICLEIGRGQHGLIGHTQPRRIAARSVASRVAEELATPLGALVGYQVRFEDQSDANTLIKLMTDGILLAETQNDRYLERYDTIIVDEAHERSLNIDFLLGYLKTLLPRRPDLKVIITSATIDLERFSKHFDDAPIVEVSGRTFPVETWYRPLTLEQDEEGNRVEDDLTVDQAILATLDEIAAYERSERRSPGDVLVFLPGEREIRDAAEMLRKAQLKHTEILPLYARLSPAEQQRIFQSHPGRRVVLATNVAETSLTVPGIRYVIDSGTARISRYSYRAKVQRLPIEAISQASANQRKGRCGRVEPGICVRLYSEEDFLGRPEFTDPEILRTNLAAVILQMLHLRLGEITDFPFIEPPDGKAISDGFNLLQELSAVDRNSQLTPLGRQLARLPVDPRMGRMLLEAAKLGSLQEVLIVASAMSIQDPRERPPERQQAADQAHAQWKDPDSDFAGLVNLWRGFEEQRQALTASPLRNWCRKNFLNYLRLREWRDSHRQLSLICRDMQLSLNKEPADFPKLHKAVLSGLLSQIGQKTEDGDYLGARQRRFWVHPSSGLGKKRPQWLMTAELVETTKLYARMVAKIEPDWIEPLAGHLIKKNHFEPHWEKKRGQVVAYEQITLFGLIVVGRRPVHYGPVDPVVSRELFIREALVRGEIQSKAKCLDANTKLLEQLDELEAKARRRDILADEETLFAFYDARLPAEIHQTATFDSWYRINSQKDPQLLIMREEDVLAREANEVTAAYYPDTLRVGDLTLPLSYHFEPNHPRDGVTLRVPAPLLPMMPPERLEWLVPGMIEAKCIALVRNLPKALRKNFVPVPDFVKAALQRITFAEGSLPQSLGRELLRMTGARVSDEAWAEAAQQVESHLRMNLEIVDGQGKFLGEGRDLAELTARFAEASQAALAVPQTAKSQAPVEAKIFAPVAEKTQQKIAGLSMTVYPALVEEGGVVKEGRFPTPAEAEFQHRRALQRLLMQQLAESAKFLRGKLPGLTELGLLYRDLGRIDSLVEDILLASVDSCVLEGEASLPRDGAALASLAERKRGGWTEHAERLAKLTLDILKLWHGLQKRFKGKIDLAQAVALNDIKLQLSHLVYPGFVRETPHQWLKELPRYLKAIEQRFEKLGSQVQKDRVWSGELSNLWAQYQARASKHAQEGKRDPQLELYRWWLEEYRVSLFAQQLGTKVPISDKRLSKQWGQVEG
- a CDS encoding RHS repeat-associated core domain-containing protein is translated as MAGSGKPEPCASNESRLNAKASSDELAIRFHYDAQDALIGCSTSAGKEQRFYRNDELASEILGGASTAFVRAEGMVLAEHQAGSDPKSLLLAGDDKNSVLCEISQAAVKGVAYSPYGHRIDDALVSSHLGYNGERREGQTGWYLLGKGYRVFNPRLMRFHSPDNLSPFGKGGLNAYMYCVGDPINNVDPAGHGFIGAVSRFFRKPAVFSVGETPSGIFTLTKHRVKSPSLRVVGGEDVLNAQKNVAYFDMVVRKYEAEFIEISSLEVRPKVVKKMMSEQDFFLGKTTSALKDYEFALLHKGEVGITRRGAKRLEALAEVYDEMMKSIPAKERAEHLASVEYKVRTFRT
- a CDS encoding anti-sigma factor family protein — encoded protein: MLTCKEQVARSSDFLDGQLSWRERLMMRHHLMFCPNCRRFIRQMRLMQATLKKLPQPPIPDLDHLAEKLAAERRRNTP
- a CDS encoding RNA polymerase sigma factor is translated as MTVTDDTLLLQRLLAGEQQAYKELVSTYQGPMRAVAYAIVGSRHADEVVQDAWLSVVRNLSGFQGRSSLKTWLLTITANAAKGRYKQNRREVLLDDLPAPHGTLGDDRFAADGHWLLAPFAWHQDTPEALLTMSELRDCLEHTLLSLSQLQGSVLSLRERQGLELEEICNLLGISLSNVRVLLHRARLKVFATVEHFEETGEC
- a CDS encoding OprO/OprP family phosphate-selective porin, encoding MIRKHFAGVAASALAMAVTAQAFAGTVTTDGADIVVKTKGGLEVATTDKEFSFKLGGRLQADYSQFDGIYTDNGDKADAAYIRRGFLELSGVLYTDWAYTINYDFSHNSGDSDNGYFDEASLAYNGFKPVSIKVGRFDPDFGLEKATSSKWVTAPERNAAYDLIDWANGHQNGLGIQASSTFADSFYASAGVFSKDTDDTDGNSIKQANGRFVFAPMHEAGNVLHFGLNVASRDVSDTAFDARYRSRLGMRGVETLGGNDAGPNGNRPVLGGANNSPAGSYDTDTAYGLEAAFAMGPASIQGEYISRKTKADSDAFEDLKGHGFYVQGAYTITGESRGYKVGKFDAIKPQNKSIGAWEVFYRFDSMTVEDDNITTASATRDVGDAEAKVHNLGVNWYANEAVKITAAYVKAKTDNVTNVNGDDDGKGVVVRAQYVF